Proteins encoded together in one Penicillium digitatum chromosome 1, complete sequence window:
- a CDS encoding Ribosomal protein L14b/L23e, translating to MIQLKTLLNCIDNSGASIVECVNVLKKKRPATIGDRIVVVVQKQRSAGSEATTAAALASKVRRGDIRHAVVVRVKKELQRPDGSLVRFGDNACVLVNKSGDPIGTRMNGVVGQELRNKKWSKILSLAPIHV from the exons AAG ACACTATTAAATTGCATCGACAACTCCGGCGCCTCGATCGTCGAGTGCGTGAACGTcctgaagaagaagcggcCCGCGACAATCG GTGACCGGATAGTCGTCGTCGTCCAGAAGCAGCGATCTGCAGGCTCCGAAGCCACTACCGCCGCGGCGCTTGCCAGTAAGGTCCGCCGTGGTGATATTCGTCATGCCGTTGTTGTTCGTGTAAAGAAGGAGTTGCAGCGGCCTGATGGGTCCCTTGTCCGGTTTGGTGATAATGCTTGTGTACTGGTCAACAAGTCCGGAGATCCTATTGGGACAAGAATGAACG GTGTGGTGGGACAAGAACTACGCAACAAGAAGTGGTCAAAGATCCTGTCACTGGCGCCGATCCATGTTTAA
- a CDS encoding DNA-directed RNA polymerase II subunit RPB9 has protein sequence MSASPSSTAGGDTKPSDQIHFKFCRECSNLLYPKEDRVNNQLMFTCRTCHVGEPASSHCVYQNHLHSQVGDTAGVTQDVTSDPTLPRANKLCPSCGETEAVFFQSQQRSAETGMKLYYVCCACGQVYM, from the exons ATGTCTGCCAGCCCTTCGTCCACGGCTGGTGGCGACACCAAGCCGTCGGATCAAATTCACTTCAAATTCTGCCGTGAATG CTCCAACCTGCTCTACCCCAAGGAGGATCGTGTCAACAACCAGTTGATGTTTACGTGCCGCACCTGCCATGTTGGCGAGCCTGCTTCCTCTCACTGTGTCTACCAAAACCACCTCCACAGCCAAGTCGGCGACACTGCCGGTGTCACTCAGGATGTGACATCTGACCCCACG CTCCCACGGGCCAACAAGCTCTGTCCAAGCTGCGGCGAAACCGAAGCCGTCTTTTTCCAGTCGCAACAACGATCCGCCGAAACCGGCATG AAGCTCTACTACGTCTGTTGTGCGTGCGGTCAAGTCTACATGTGA
- a CDS encoding Peptidyl-prolyl cis/trans isomerase — MADTGLPTGWEVRHSNSKNLPYYFNPSTKESRWEPPAETDTDKLKVFMAQNHTPAARLDASGEGEGKIRCSHLLVKHRDSRRPSSWREADITRTKEDAIEILKGHEQRIQSGEITLGDLAVAESDCSSARKKGDLGFFGRGEMQKEFEDAAFGLQPGEVSSLIETASGVHLIERVQ, encoded by the exons ATG GCCGACACAGGTCTTCCTACCGGTTGGGAAGTTCGCCATTCCAACTCTAAGAATCTTCCATACTATTTCAATCCTTCCACTAAAGAGTCTCGCTGGGAGCCACCGGCGGAAACCGATACCGATAAACTGAAGGTCTTCATGGCGCAAAACCACACCCCGGCTGCTCGCCTTGACGCCTCTGGCGAGGGCGAGGGCAAGATCCGATGCAGCCACTTGCTTGTCAAGCATCGTGATAGCCGCCGTCCCAGCAGCTGGAGAGAAGCTGATATCACTCGCACAAAGGAGGATGCTATTGAGATCCTCAAGGGTCACGAGCAGCGCATTCAATCTGGAGAGATCACTCTTGGTGACCTGGCCGTTGCCGAGTCTGATTGCAGCAGCGCCCGGAAGAAGGGCGATTT GGGCTTTTTTGGCCGTGGCGAGATGCAGAAGGAGTTTGAAGATGCCGCTTTTGGCCTACAGCCTGGCGAAGTGAGCAGCCTTATTGAGACAGCATCTGGAGTTCACCTCATCGAACG TGTCCAATAA
- a CDS encoding Peptidyl-prolyl cis-trans isomerase NIMA-interacting protein 1 — protein sequence MTSVTLKLRQKRSMTRLLNQGRSILECNFDPNAFIVPQWILAPPEVRNAMLALQYKAMIAVYGMKSLMVARDHRYFELCPKNMGPIVYQFHQSSMRRLLEWKEDWNFADPTLAAAAKIPRDTLQFCVDSIAYGKFTYDYTNRIDTFMSGSFQAWRQLRVEIGHMAFRLMSHKPHDYNEWCVWWEGKFADDMWKWEVCLEGLILPTWEEIIDDVYLMIHDRVEDAQDLADSFYISTPGMASTT from the coding sequence ATGACCAGCGTCACCCTTAAACTCCGCCAGAAGCGGTCCATGACGCGCCTTCTTAATCAAGGTCGCTCGATTCTCGAGTGCAATTTCGACCCAAACGCCTTCATCGTCCCTCAGTGGATCTTGGCACCCCCCGAGGTGCGCAATGCCATGCTCGCCCTCCAGTACAAAGCTATGATAGCCGTTTATGGCATGAAGAGCCTCATGGTTGCCCGCGACCACCGCTACTTCGAGTTATGCCCCAAGAACATGGGCCCTATTGTCTACCAGTTCCATCAATCCTCCATGCGCCGTCTTCTCGAATGGAAAGAGGATTGGAACTTCGCCGACCCGACCCTCGCAGCCGCTGCTAAAATCCCTCGCGACACTCTTCAGTTCTGCGTCGACTCAATCGCCTACGGAAAGTTCACCTATGACTACACCAACAGGATTGACACCTTTATGTCTGGCTCTTTCCAGGCCTGGCGCCAGCTTCGCGTGGAGATCGGCCACATGGCATTCCGTCTCATGAGCCATAAGCCGCACGACTACAACGAGTGGTGTGTCTGGTGGGAGGGCAAGTTTGCTGATGACATGTGGAAGTGGGAGGTTTGCCTCGAGGGCCTGATTCTGCCTACCTGGGAGGAGATCATCGATGATGTTTACCTCATGATCCATGATCGAGTTGAGGATGCCCAAGACCTGGCCGACTCATTCTACATCAGCACCCCAGGGATGGCTTCGACAACTTGA
- a CDS encoding WD40 repeat, conserved site: MPKVNSYAPAWLCRPSPGAKFLSSSSVQSQTEELQVGSKPVRNGATRTIAKRGNEVFAVVDNEIRWSNLARLKDQWQQEIKQKKGSASQTEEQTDHTQLHPYRVLAVPVYGLIKQIIPSPSGAFLAIVTEHTVHISVLPDSSHLSSSDSDSIRLKTYQLGPTTHVIPEAPVVSALWHPLGLHTNLGGCIVTITADAAVRVWELDRNNHWSFDQPTLAIDLKKLVDGTSSDQDFTPSGFGKNKGFSADVIDMEVASACFAGNGNEREDAWAPMTLWVAMRPGDLYALCPLLPSRWQAPSTTIPSLSAAIIPKLCALEQEPEESEEELIASRQQYEWLSELDEQEPLDAPAGSEIIQGADVFTRPANPSAIPRLQGPFRFDNGDELDDLDLCDIHVIAASLNVEDLMMGEEEELALETGDHDKLSATVLSLTSGNGRVHICLELDGVEGQWLPKARKNAFRTPLSDSTELVLVESLDTIKNGEEKNTWPTFTKDVHSRYSFFVTTATNVVFLSLSDWVQRLEAELQAEDTAGSAFRLQVLCDGNVTTRERILQVSNADVTAQNEHLATSLVFYDFDFGYLLLTYHPSNPYAAVMDTPEDSLSVALDKSLYEPRTPASGLPILSPSRAPYQVPAIFYANSPLDSFVEKHVPHRQRHTLKEQVRLSPATLDLVATAHRVLSAHTNALERAASDLFRRCERLQGEMQDQLKQLADVAERVKGVTSEIGEDGHRKEGVRNGEALDKRLQAAQDKQSELNRRYEALRTKVLNSGGRPLSEREKAWIIEVKTLSASLKQGEEQEEDQPLISRLETVKRLALDLMAQTKCVAGKMPSPELGISSSPGGQPKVSQRLQRAKVADAMRMVERESAVINAITSRLERLNMSL; this comes from the exons ATGCCGAAGGTCAACAGTTATGCGCCTGCCTGGCTGTGCCGGCCCTCGCCTGGCGCAAAGTTCCTGTCCAGCAGTTCAGTCCAAAGTCAAACGGAGGAGCTGCAAGTCGGATCCAAACCTGTGAGAAATGGAGCTACGCGAACGATAGCCAAGAGGGGAAATGAGGTGTTCGCCGTTGTTGACAACGAGATACGGTGGTCAAACCTTGCCCGACTTAAAGACCAGTGGCAACAAGAGATTAAGCAGAAAAAGGGATCTGCTAGTCAAACTGAAGAGCAAACTGACCACACTCAACTTCATCCCTATAGA GTTTTAGCAGTGCCTGTGTACGGACTGATCAAACAGATCATCCCCTCTCCGAGCGGCGCATTCCTTGCCATCGTCACTGAACATACCGTTCATATCTCCGTTCTCCCCGATTCTTCGCACCTTTCGTCCTCCGACTCCGACTCCATCCGGCTGAAGACATATCAGTTAGGACCGACGACACATGTGATTCCTGAAGCTCCGGTAGTCTCAGCGCTATGGCATCCGCTAGGGTTGCACACCAATCTAGGGGGCTGTATTGTTACAATCACAGCTGACGCTGCGGTGCGTGTATGGGAGTTGGACCGGAATAACCACTGGTCTTTTGACCAGCCGACCCTAGCAATTGATCTGAAGAAGCTTGTGGATGGGACCTCATCAGACCAGGACTTCACACCTTCTGGATTTGGCAAAAACAAGGGATTCTCTGCTGATGTCATTGACATGGAGGTTGCATCGGCCTGTTTCGCTGGAAATGGGAACGAGAGAGAAGATGCATGGGCACCTATGACCCTTTGGGTTGCCATGAGACCCGGCGATCTCTATGCGCTTTGTCCTCTCCTACCTTCTAGGTGGCAAGCCCCTTCTACAACCATTCCTTCCCTTTCTGCGGCGATTATTCCAAAACTCTGTGCTCTGGAACAGGAACCCGAGGAATCGGAAGAGGAACTGATTGCCTCCCGGCAACAATACGAGTGGCTTTCCGAGCTCGATGAACAAGAACCTCTGGATGCGCCTGCTGGATCAGAAATAATCCAAGGCGCAGATGTGTTCACTCGCCCGGCCAATCCTAGCGCCATCCCTAGACTACAAGGGCCTTTCCGCTTCGACAATGGCGACGAGCTCGATGATTTGGATCTCTGTGATATTCATGTCATTGCTGCCAGTCTAAATGTCGAGGATCTCATGATgggcgaggaagaagaattAGCATTAGAAACCGGAGACCATGATAAGCTTTCGGCGACGGTTCTCTCTCTTACTAGTGGGAATGGCCGTGTCCACATCTGTCTGGAGCTCGATGGCGTTGAAGGACAATGGCTACCCAAAGCTAGGAAGAACGCGTTCCGAACTCCTCTTTCGGACTCGACTGAATTGGTCTTGGTCGAATCACTGGATACCATCAAGAATGGAGAGGAAAAAAATACATGGCCTACCTTCACTAAGGATGTCCATTCTCGATACTCCTTTTTTGTCACAACTGCCACCAACGTGGTATTCCTATCTCTATCCGACTGGGTCCAGAGACTGGAGGCTGAATTGCAAGCCGAAGACACAGCAGGTTCCGCTTTCCGTCTCCAAGTTCTCTGTGACGGGAATGTGACCACCCGAGAGAGAATTCTGCAGGTTTCGAATGCCGATGTTACCGCGCAGAATGAACATCTTGCCACGTCTCTTGTTTTCTATGACTTTGACTTTGGCTACTTGCTCCTCACCTACCATCCCTCTAACCCGTATGCAGCTGTAATGGATACACCAGAAGATTCTCTGTCAGTCGCACTAGACAAATCGCTCTACGAGCCCAGGACGCCAGCTTCAGGCTTGCCTATTCTGTCCCCGAGCAGGGCCCCGTATCAAGTTCCTGCCATTTTCTACGCCAACTCTCCGCTGGATTCCTTTGTCGAGAAGCATGTCCCACACCGGCAACGCCACACTCTCAAGGAACAAGTGCGCCTGTCTCCTGCGACATTGGACCTTGTGGCCACCGCGCATCGCGTGCTATCTGCTCATACGAATGCTCTTGAGCGAGCTGCTTCGGATTTATTCCGCCGCTGTGAGCGGCTGCAGGGCGAGATGCAAGACCAATTGAAGCAGCTTGCAGATGTTGCAGAGCGTGTCAAGGGTGTCACAAGTGAGATTGGGGAAGATGGACATCGCAAGGAGGGAGTCCGAAACGGAGAAGCGCTGGATAAGAGATTGCAAGCCGCTCAGGATAAGCAAAGCGAACTGAACCGACGATATGAGGCACTACGCACGAAGGTCCTGAATTCTGGAGGTCGCCCTCTGAGTGAGAGGGAGAAGGCTTGGATAATCGAGGTGAAGACATTGTCTGCATCCTTAAAGCAGGGTGAAGAGCAAGAGGAGGATCAACCATTGATCTCACGGTTGGAGACT GTCAAACGCCTTGCTTTGGACCTCATGGCCCAAACCAAGTGTGTCGCTGGCAAAATGCCTTCTCCGGAGCTTGGAATTTCGTCTTCTCCTGGGGGCCAGCCTAAGGTGTCCCAACGATTACAACGGGCCAAGGTTGCAGATGCGATGAGGATGGTCGAACGAGA GTCCGCCGTTATAAACGCGATTACGTCACGTTTAGAACGACTGAACATGAGTCTGTGA
- a CDS encoding Nuclear cap-binding protein subunit 2 → MSLLAVNTVDRLDRPSAYYVSKNKRRRFNDRDEEEPQQQEKADDKLKNATTLYVGNLSFYTTEEQIHELFAKCGEVKRLVMGLDRFNKTPCGFCFVEYYTHQDALDCLKYIGGTKLDERIIRTDLDPGFEEGRQFGRGKSGGQVRDEYREEYDPGRGGYGRAYDEQRQREEDEYGAGR, encoded by the exons ATGAGTTTGTTGGCTGTAAATACAGTCGACAGACTAGATCGACCGAGTGCATACTATGTTAGCAAG AACAAGCGTCGCAGATTTAACGATCGCGATGAAGAGGAACCACAGCAACAGGAGAAAGCTGACGACAAATTGAAAAACGCGACGACCCTCTACGTGGGAAATCT TTCCTTTtataccaccgaagaacaaATTCACGAACTCTTTGCCAA GTGCGGTGAGGTCAAGCGACTTGTAATGGGCCTTGACCGATTCAATAAAACGCCGTGCGGCTTTTGCTTCGTCGAGTATTACACCCATCAGGATGCGCTGGATTGCTTGAAGTATATCGGAGGAACTAAGCTGGACGAGCGAATCATTCGGACAGACCTTGACCCTGGATTTGAGGAAGGGCGGCAATTCGG ACGAGGTAAATCGGGTGGTCAAGTGCGGGATGAATACCGCGAAGAATACGATCCGGGCCGTGGTGGTTATGGCCGTGCCTATGATGAGCAGCGCCAACGCGAGGAGGATGAATACGGCGCCGGAAGGTAG
- a CDS encoding Pyridoxine, with protein MAITVGVLALQGAFFEHMQLLKNAAEQVPQSEWHFIEVRTPQELATCDGLVLPGGESTTMSLVAARSNLLEPLREFVKVDRKPTWGTCAGLILLAESANKTKKGGQELIGGLDVRVNRNHFGRQTESFQGPLNLPFLGQGAPPFPAVFIRAPIVEKILPHHEGIQTEEIQQEEIVVAPSKEARDSVAQAATAEHVEVLATLVGPAAQNATEGRDINPDQEVGDIVAVRQGNVFGTSFHPELTGDSRIHTWWLREVQAAVVKRDKLKQ; from the exons ATGGCTATCACTGTCGGAGTTCTGGCCCTACAGGGCGCATTTTTTGAGCATATGCAGCTTTTGAAAAATGCCGCCGAACAAGTACCGCAGTCGGAATGGCATTTCATTGAAGTACGGACGCCACAAGAACTAGCAACATGCGATGGCTTGGTCTTGCCCGGAGGTGAGAGTACCACCATGTCTTTGGTCGCAGCAAGGTCGAATCTTCTTGAGCCACTGCGTGAATTTGTAAA AGTGGATCGCAAACCAACGTGGGGTACATGTGCCGGGCTCATTTTGCTCGCCGAGTCTGCTAACAAGACAAAGAAGGGTGGACAAGAACTGATTGGTGGCCTTGATGTGCGAGTGAACCGGAACCACTTCGGACGACAGACAGAAAGCTTCCAAGGCCCGTTGAATCTGCCATTCTTGGGGCAGGGCGCGCCTCCCTTCCCAGCAGTATTCATTCGAGCCCCTATTGTGGAAAAAATTCTTCCTCACCATGAAGGCATTCAAACCGAAGAGATTCAACAGGAAGAGATTGTTGTGGCACCGTCCAAGGAAGCACGGGACTCAGTGGCGcaagcagcaacagcagagCACGTTGAGGTGCTAGCAACATTAGTGGGACCGGCAGCTCAAAACGCCACGGAGGGTCGAGATATAAATCCAGACCAGGAAGTTGGCGACATCGTTGCAGTGCGACAGGGCAATGTATTCGGCACCAGCTTCCACCCAGAGCTGACAGGGGATTCAAGAATCCACACGTGGTGGTTGCGCGAAGTCCAAGCAGCAGTGGTGAAACGAGACAAGTTAAAGCAATAG
- a CDS encoding 4'-phosphopantetheinyl transferase NpgA/CfwA, with the protein MVDIGVPGLIKMTLNEIEQNDISKDQPTLVRWYIDVRRWDEKCFSLPFLHTLTQSDQTAVKKYYQTSDQRLSLASQLLKYYYVHQATGTPWNKVEIRRTPMPENRPFYDSSLDFNVSHQAGLTLFAGTRAAAAHSTSGAKGLPRVGIDVACVDEPSRRRTNCPPKTLADLATFVSIFTDVLSARELATIKNPYATLKLARELGLSKSDPRKDNEEVLAAYGIRLFYSFWALKEAYLKMTGDGLLATWIKDLEFTNVIPPEPVQILGSTGRPFDTPSVRNWGRPYSDIKISLRGTPNYSVRVQLIGFESDYIVATAASGPTIGAVSREVVTNDSDHHLSEFITVLDPDNRPQNVRIAPLALLKVGDRDPWCVDSRISDPWLPMQEVDIDIDIRPCAEGRCKHTLEPTKFPSPTALGI; encoded by the exons ATGGTAGATATTGGCGTGCCTGGACTA ATCAAAATGACGCTTAATGAGATCGAACAAAATGACATCTCCAAGGACCAGCCCACGTTGGTTCGATGGTATATTGATGTCAGACGCTGGGATGAAAAATGTTTTAgtcttccttttctccatACCCTAACTCAGTCTGATCAGACAGCTGTCAAGAAGTACTATCAAACTTCAGATCAACGTCTGTCGCTAGCATCCCAGCTGCTGAAATATTACTACGTTCACCAAGCCACTGGCACTCCTTGGAATAAGGTTGAAATTCGGCGTACTCCCATGCCCGAAAATCGCCCATTCTACGACTCAAGTCTTGATTTCAACGTCAGTCACCAGGCTGGTCTCACTCTGTTCGCAGGCACGCGTGCGGCAGCTGCCCACTCGACTTCTGGAGCCAAAGGCTTGCCTCGCGTGGGAATTGACGTTGCCTGTGTTGATGAACCCTCACGCCGTCGCACCAATTGTCCCCCGAAGACACTTGCCGACCTGGCAACTTTCGTGAGTATTTTCACTGATGTTCTCTCTGCCCGTGAGCTTGCGACCATCAAGAACCCTTACGCGACCCTAAAATTGGCTCGTGAGCTTGGTTTAAGTAAAAGTGACCCAAGAAAAGACAACGAGGAAGTTCTTGCTGCCTACGGCATTCGGCTGTTCTACTCGTTTTGGGCTCTCAAGGAGGCGTACTTGAAAATGACCGGAGACGGCCTTCTGGCCACTTGGATAAAGGATTTGGAGTTCACAAACGTAATTCCGCCCGAACCCGTTCAGATACTCGGATCTACTGGTCGCCCTTTCGATACGCCCTCGGTCCGAAATTGGGGCCGGCCGTACTCCGATATCAAAATTTCCTTACGTGGCACTCCCAACTATTCTGTGCGCGTCCAGCTCATTGGCTTCGAGTCCGACTACATTGTCGCCACAGCCGCGTCAGGCCCCACTATTGGAGCTGTTTCGAGGGAGGTCGTCACGAATGACAGCGATCACCACCTGTCCGAGTTTATCACAGTCCTCGATCCTGATAACAGACCTCAGAACGTCCGCATTGCTCCCCTCGCGCTTCTTAAAGTCGGCGACCGGGACCCCTGGTGCGTGGACTCGAGAATCAGCGACCCCTGGTTGCCCATGCAGGAGGTCGATATTGACATCGATATCCGCCCCTGTGCCGAGGGCCGCTGCAAGCACACCCTGGAGCCTACCAAATTTCCAAGTCCCACTGCTCTTGGGATATAA
- a CDS encoding 20S cyclosome subunit (BimA/Nuc2/Cdc27), putative, which produces MALSTGHVASQLRHLIYYQLDNNLIRNALFLASRLHAYEPRSFEAQYLLALCHLHNGEVKAAFECSQASGSRGLHAGCAYVFAQTCLDLGKYLDGVTALERSKPLWSSKNHWNKHSETQRQHLPDAAAVFSLQGKLWHAQKDLTKAVDCFVEALKLNPFMWDAFLGLCETGVNIRVPNIYQLSPELLAIISSSPEEIASAPENVVSEERNFPTQPPGNPESDPFMVSASRGETDTTFGSSALWEKLNGSSVNFAAMAQPVFHDGMETPGAQSSGSDDFRIANGVTDPEAGWEAPLAPARKTRTIQTMSLDHTGQPPPRMRPTGIRPRHKTRTEPETQPTAPVERDPSLVSRFGDRKRTVSGQVAHPVPSSQPTEPGAPQRRSVRLFNQIKPTTSKLSNSTLTGRDGREMKKLRGGPTKGRAGGVPTVGRVVSGNRKPMETPDNDGKDNRTALPQSHPLVPPLPKNAEKTKELEALDWLLGLFNKLASGYFSLSRYKCADAISSFNSLSQGQRETPWVLSQLGRTYFEQASYTEAAKYFSRVQKLAPSRTEDMEIYSTVLWHLKSDVELAYLAHQLLEADRLSPQAWCAIGNSFSHQRDHDQALKCFKRATLIDPEFAYAFTLQGHEYVANEEYDKALEAYRHGINADNRHYNAWYGLGTVYDKMGKLDFAEQHFRNAASINPTNAVLICCIGLVLEKMNNPQDALVHYGRASSLAPNSVLAKFRKARVLMKLREYKFALAELKVLKDMAPDEANVHYLLGKLYKMLHDKANAIKHFTAALNLDPKAAQYIKDAMESLDDEDMEDEDIALGLGATHIPVNKLFLTRLTVIMSIGSYVVSGVSSFAVLTVSLFAIGQKVPRAAFAARCLASYGCLLVSAAYGVLVSICLRLVGYGRVSQWAAGRSFKWLMRFTTGVKFEVIEGKEYLSTRPAVFIGNHQTELDVLMLGCVFPPYCSVTAKKSLRNVPFLGWFMSLSRTVFIDRANRETALKAFDGAAAEMRDHRQSVFIFAEGTRSYSDEPTLLPFKKGAFHLAVKAGVPIVPIVTENYSHVLSPRAWRFNAGTIKIKVLPPIPTQDLTSGDVDSLTQSTRDSMLKTLTAISHAQKDEVDVAHTNGVSSAVEI; this is translated from the exons ATGGCCTTGTCCACCGGGCATGTTGCAAGCCAGCTAAGGCACCTCATCTATTACCAACTCGACAATAACTTAATCCGCAATGCGCTATTCCTCGCTTCTCGCCTCCATGCCTATGAACCGCGATCCTTTGAGGCCCAATATCTACTCGCCCTTTGTCATCTACACAACGGAGAAGTGAAAGCAGCGTTCGAATGCAGCCAGGCTTCGGGCTCGCGCGGTCTGCATGCGGGTTGTGCGTATGTCTTTGCTCAAACTTGTTTGGACTTGGGGAAATACTTAGATGGTGTCACGGCTCTGGAGCGTAGCAAACCGCTCTGGTCCTCCAAGAATCACTGGA ACAAGCATAGTGAAACTCAGCGACAGCACCTACCTGATGCTGCGGCTGTTTTTTCTTTGCAGGGAAAACTTTGGCACGCACAGAAAGATTTGACCAAAGCAGTTGACTGCTTCGTGGAGGCACTGAAACTGAACCCCTTCATGTGGGATGCATTCCTAGGGCTTTGCGAAACAG GTGTCAACATTCGAGTCCCGAACATATACCAGCTCAGCCCAGAACTTCTTGCAATAATATCTTCGTCGCCGGAGGAAATCGCTAGTGCACCAGAAAACGTGGTCTCTGAAGAAAGGAATTTCCCCACACAGCCTCCTGGTAATCCTGAATCCGACCCTTTCATGGTCTCTGCCTCCCGTGGCGAGACTGATACCACATTTGGGAGCTCCGCTCTTTGGGAAAAGTTGAATGGAAGCTCTGTTAATTTTGCTGCTATGGCACAGCCGGTTTTCCACGACGGAATGGAGACTCCAGGCGCACAGAGCAGTGGCTCTGATGACTTCCGCATTGCAAATGGCGTCACTGACCCTGAAGCTGGATGGGAAGCACCCTTGGCCCCTGCTCGAAAGACGCGGACAATCCAAACCATGAGCCTTGACCATACCGGGCAACCCCCACCCCGAATGCGCCCAACGGGCATCAGACCTCGACACAAAACACGAACCGAACCAGAGACTCAGCCGACTGCTCCGGTAGAAAGAGACCCATCTCTTGTGTCGCGATTCGGCGACCGCAAGCGCACAGTCTCTGGACAAGTCGCCCACCCCGTTCCTTCGTCGCAGCCTACTGAACCAGGTGCTCCCCAGCGCCGAAGCGTTCGCCTCTTCAACCAGATCAAACCTACAACCAGTAAGCTTTCAAACAGTACGCTTACTGGCAGAGATGGCCGcgagatgaagaaattgagagGAGGGCCTACGAAAGGACGGGCAGGAGGTGTGCCCACTGTCGGCCGTGTCGTGAGTGGCAATCGAAAACCAATGGAAACACCCGACAATGATGGTAAAGATAATCGGACTGCCTTGCCGCAATCCCACCCTCTTGTCCCCCCGTTGCCCAAAAATGCTGAAAAAACGAAAGAGCTCGAAGCCTTGGATTGGCTTTTGGGTCTTTTCAATAAACTTGCGTCTGGATATTTCTCACTGAGCCGTTATAAATGTGCGGACGCCATCAGCTCTTTCAATTCTCTCTCACAAGGGCAGCGTGAAACTCCGTGGGTTTTGTCTCAACTTGGACGGACTTATTTCGAACAAGCAAGCTATACAGAAGCTGCCAAGTACTTTTCCAGGGTTCAAAAACTAGCTCCTTCCCGCACCGAGGATATGGAAATCTATTCGACTGTCTTATGGCACCTGAAAAGTGATGTAGAATTGGCTTACTTGGCGCATCAGCTACTCGAGGCTGATCGCCTATCCCCCCAGGCGTGGTGTGCTATTGGGAACTCTTTTTCTCATCAACGGGATCACGATCAAGCACTCAAGTGCTTCAAGCGTGCGACTTTGATCGATCCTGAATTTGCATATGCATTCACACTACAGGGACATGAATATGTCGCCAACGAAGAATACGACAAGGCGTTGGAGGCCTATCGCCACGGCATCAACGCAGATAATCGACATTACAATGCTTGGTACGGACTGGGGACGGTGTATGACAAGATGGGCAAGCTTGATTTCGCTGAGCAGCATTTCCGCAATGCAGCCAGCATCAACCCGACGAACGCGGTGCTTATCTGCTGCATTGGTCTGGTATTGGAGAAGATGAATAATCCTCAAGATGCCCTGGTTCACTACGGTCGGGCCTCCTCACTAGCCCCAAACTCGGTACTAGCTAAATTCCGCAAGGCGCGCGTACTGATGAAGCTGCGTGAATACAAGTTTGCTTTGGCAGAACTGAAAGTCCTGAAGGACATGGCGCCGGATGAGGCAAATGTGCACTACCTTCTTGGAAAGCTGTACAAAATGCTCCACGACAAGGCCAATGCTATCAAGCATTTCACTGCGGCCTTGAACTTGGACCCGAAG GCTGCACAATACATCAAGGACGCAATGGAGTCGTTGGACGACGAGGATATGGAGGATGAGGACATAGC ACTTGGGCTGGGTGCTACCCACATACCAGTGAACAAA CTCTTCTTGACTCGTTTAACCGTCATCATGTCGATCGGCTCTTATGTCGTCTCAGGTGTTAGCTCTTTTGCGGTGTTGACCGTCTCTCTCTTTGCAATCGGTCAAAAAGTGCCTCGCGCCGCATTCGCCGCCCGCTGTCTTGCCTCATATGGCTGTCTTCTCGTCAGTGCCGCGTACGGCGTGCTCGTCTCGATCTGTCTACGACTAGTTGGATATGGCCGTGTGTCACAGTGGGCAGCAGGTCGCAGCTTCAAGTGGCTGATGCGGTTCACAACTGGTGTCAAGTTCGAGGTTATCGAAGGCAAAGAATACCTCTCTACCCGTCCGGCAGTTTTTATTGGCAACCACCAGACTGAACTCGACGTGTTGATGCTTGGATGTGTCTTCCCGCCATACTGCAGTGTAACTGCCAAGAAATCACTGCGGAATGTTCCTTTCTTGGGCTGGTTCATGTCTTTATCCCGCACTGTGTTCATTGACCGTGCCAACCGGGAAACAGCCCTCAAGGCTTTCGATGGCGCCGCCGCCGAGATGCGCGATCACCGCCAGAGCGTCTTTATCTTCGCTGAGGGTACCCGAAGTTACTCTGACGAGCCTACTCTACTACCCTTCAAGAAGGGTGCTTTTCATCTCGCTGTTAAGGCCGGTGTGCCGATCGTACCGATTGTGACGGAGAACTATTCGCACGTGCTGTCGCCTCGTGCCTGGCGATTCAACGCTGGGACTATCAAAATAAAAG TTTTGCCTCCCATCCCGACTCAGGATTTGACATCGGGCGATGTGGATAGCCTGACCCAATCGACGCGGGATTCGATGCTCAAAACTCTCACAGCAATTTCCCATGCGCAGAAGGACGAGGTCGATGTTGCTCATACCAACGGCGTCTCCAGCGCCGTTGAAATCTAG